Proteins encoded by one window of Martelella endophytica:
- a CDS encoding GH36-type glycosyl hydrolase domain-containing protein → MTAFIDNGTRFRLTDPTIAPNAAGYLWNKKMMVQVNCRGYAVAQYMDPEPRKYAHVPTIAGQTFMQPEQGYFTHHPGRFFYVRDNEAGTLFSAPYEPVRAGADTYAFEPGLSDVRWVVEKDGIRIETTLRLPVDDVLELWSVSITNVSGRARDISLVPYFPVGYMSWMNMGGHFDAGLNAIVCTSVTPYQKVEQYFKNRHLKDITFLSADRKPDHFEICQQAFEGEGGLHNPSALQDRADLADGDAIYEVPAAIMQWNLKLEAGATDKLRLVFGPAKDEAEIARLKRDYLDTDEAALTRAYDDYIADGAGSLRIKTPDPEFDTFVNNWLPRQVFYHGDTNRLTTDPQTRNYLQDALGMTFIHPEKTREAILRSVSQQFASGKMPDGILLSEEAELKYINQVPHTDHGVWLAVAMEVYLDETGDRAILSEMAGFADSDEQASVADHITRALDFLAGAVDHRGLPFIEQGDWCDPMNMVGYKGKGVSGWLAEASSYAMTVWAGICRASGDEATAERLEAEAKSLNERINTFFWKEDRYGRGITDDDVLFGIGSDKEGRIFLNAQSWALLSGAADEDRKQKLLAAISGELDTPYGTMMFAPAYTAMRDDVGRVTQKWPGSAENGAVYNHAAAFYAAALYHRNEGERAFSVLRRMLTGSNEADIARRGQIPLYVPNYYRGAYYQFPRTAGRSSNLFNTGTASWYYRLVIERLFGLKGDGEGVVIAPQIPAEWPSCSFTRTFRGAHFEVSFERDPALKGRTIEVDGALIDGNRLASVEAGHTYRVVVREGAAKG, encoded by the coding sequence ATGACTGCCTTCATCGACAACGGGACCCGTTTCCGCCTCACCGACCCCACCATTGCGCCCAATGCCGCCGGCTATCTCTGGAACAAGAAGATGATGGTGCAGGTCAACTGCAGGGGTTACGCCGTCGCGCAGTACATGGACCCGGAACCGCGCAAATACGCCCACGTGCCGACGATCGCCGGCCAGACCTTCATGCAGCCGGAACAGGGGTATTTCACCCATCATCCGGGGCGCTTCTTCTATGTGCGCGACAATGAGGCGGGCACGCTGTTTTCGGCACCTTACGAGCCGGTGCGCGCGGGAGCAGACACGTATGCCTTCGAGCCGGGCCTCTCCGATGTCCGCTGGGTCGTGGAAAAGGACGGCATCCGCATCGAAACGACCTTGCGCCTTCCCGTCGATGATGTGCTCGAGCTCTGGTCGGTCAGCATCACCAATGTCAGCGGTCGTGCCCGCGACATCTCGCTCGTGCCCTATTTCCCGGTCGGCTACATGTCATGGATGAATATGGGCGGCCATTTCGATGCCGGCCTGAATGCCATCGTCTGCACTTCGGTGACGCCGTACCAGAAGGTCGAGCAGTATTTCAAAAACCGGCACCTGAAGGACATCACCTTCCTGTCCGCCGACCGCAAGCCGGACCACTTCGAGATCTGCCAGCAGGCCTTCGAGGGTGAAGGCGGGCTGCACAATCCCTCCGCCCTGCAGGATCGCGCCGACCTTGCCGATGGCGATGCGATCTATGAGGTTCCGGCCGCCATCATGCAGTGGAACCTGAAGCTTGAGGCGGGTGCTACCGACAAGCTGCGTCTGGTCTTCGGCCCGGCGAAGGACGAAGCCGAAATCGCCCGGCTGAAGCGGGATTATCTGGACACGGATGAAGCCGCGCTGACCAGGGCCTATGACGATTACATCGCCGACGGCGCCGGCAGCTTGCGCATCAAGACGCCCGACCCCGAGTTCGATACCTTCGTCAACAACTGGCTGCCGCGTCAGGTCTTCTACCACGGCGACACCAACCGACTGACCACCGATCCGCAGACCCGCAACTATCTGCAGGACGCGCTCGGCATGACCTTCATCCATCCGGAGAAGACCCGCGAGGCGATCCTGCGCTCGGTCAGCCAGCAGTTTGCAAGCGGCAAGATGCCGGACGGCATTCTCCTGTCGGAGGAGGCCGAGCTCAAATACATCAACCAGGTGCCGCACACCGATCACGGCGTCTGGCTGGCAGTGGCGATGGAGGTCTATCTCGACGAGACAGGCGACCGCGCGATCCTCTCTGAAATGGCAGGCTTTGCCGACAGCGATGAACAGGCAAGCGTCGCCGATCACATCACCCGCGCGCTCGATTTCCTTGCGGGCGCTGTCGATCATCGTGGCCTGCCCTTCATCGAGCAGGGCGACTGGTGCGACCCGATGAACATGGTCGGCTACAAGGGCAAGGGCGTTTCCGGCTGGCTGGCCGAAGCTTCGAGCTATGCCATGACCGTCTGGGCCGGCATCTGCCGCGCCTCCGGCGATGAAGCAACGGCCGAACGGCTGGAAGCCGAGGCGAAGTCGCTGAACGAGCGCATCAACACCTTCTTCTGGAAGGAAGACCGCTACGGCCGCGGCATCACCGATGATGACGTTCTCTTCGGCATCGGCTCCGACAAGGAAGGCCGCATCTTCCTGAATGCCCAGAGCTGGGCTCTGCTTTCGGGCGCAGCCGATGAAGACCGGAAACAGAAGCTGCTCGCCGCGATCTCCGGCGAACTCGACACGCCCTATGGCACGATGATGTTTGCCCCCGCCTACACCGCCATGCGCGATGATGTCGGCCGGGTGACGCAGAAATGGCCGGGCAGTGCCGAAAACGGCGCGGTCTACAACCACGCCGCCGCCTTCTACGCCGCAGCGCTCTACCATCGCAATGAGGGCGAGCGGGCGTTTTCGGTGCTGCGCCGGATGCTGACGGGTTCAAACGAAGCCGATATCGCCCGGCGCGGGCAGATCCCGCTTTACGTCCCGAACTACTACCGCGGCGCCTACTACCAGTTCCCCCGCACCGCCGGTCGCTCCAGCAACCTGTTCAACACCGGCACGGCCTCCTGGTACTACCGGCTGGTGATCGAGCGGCTGTTCGGCCTCAAGGGTGACGGAGAGGGCGTCGTCATCGCACCGCAAATCCCAGCGGAGTGGCCCAGCTGCAGCTTCACCCGTACCTTCCGCGGCGCGCATTTCGAGGTAAGCTTTGAGCGCGATCCTGCACTGAAAGGCCGCACGATCGAGGTTGACGGGGCGCTGATCGACGGCAACCGTCTCGCCAGCGTCGAAGCCGGCCACACCTATCGGGTCGTCGTTCGCGAGGGTGCGGCCAAAGGCTGA
- a CDS encoding UbiX family flavin prenyltransferase, with amino-acid sequence MPASPRKRLIVAISGASGNVYGLRALEILKGIDIETHLVMSKAAERTLAHETTLTLADAHARADVVHAADDIGASIASGSFRTEGMLVAPCSIHTLSEIAHSTSSNLLTRAADVMLKERRRLVLMVRETPLHLGHLRAMTAATEAGAIIMPPVPAFYAKPETLDDMVTQTVVRALDLFGIDSGLARRWGETPQD; translated from the coding sequence ATGCCCGCCTCCCCCCGCAAACGCCTCATCGTTGCCATCAGCGGCGCTTCCGGAAACGTTTACGGTCTTCGCGCACTGGAGATTCTGAAGGGCATCGATATCGAAACTCATCTGGTGATGAGCAAGGCCGCAGAGCGCACGCTTGCCCATGAAACCACGCTGACGCTGGCTGATGCGCATGCACGCGCCGATGTGGTCCACGCAGCCGATGACATCGGAGCCTCGATCGCATCCGGTTCCTTCCGCACCGAAGGCATGCTGGTTGCGCCGTGCTCAATTCACACCCTTTCCGAGATTGCCCATTCGACGAGCTCCAACCTTCTCACGCGCGCCGCAGACGTGATGTTGAAGGAGCGTCGCCGTCTGGTGCTGATGGTGCGCGAAACGCCCCTTCACCTTGGCCATTTGCGCGCCATGACCGCCGCCACCGAGGCCGGCGCCATCATTATGCCCCCCGTTCCAGCATTCTATGCCAAGCCCGAGACGCTCGATGACATGGTAACCCAGACCGTGGTCCGCGCGCTTGATCTCTTCGGCATAGACAGCGGACTTGCCCGCCGCTGGGGCGAAACACCACAGGACTGA
- the murQ gene encoding N-acetylmuramic acid 6-phosphate etherase — protein MNSTTEAASKRYATIDKWPAADLVDGIVEGQFAAIAAVSEASPIIAAAADAICERLENGGRLIYMGAGTSGRLATLDAAELPPTYNFPRDRALSLMAGGPEAFLVAKEGAEDDEAAAVTDLESVDFSQKDVLVGVAASGNTPYVVSGLAHARALRALTVAVFNNPQGSVAGHADFAVLLSTGAEFVAGSTRMKAGTAQKVALNTLSTAVMIRLGYVYQGRMVEMKPTNAKLHQRAKEMVAELADTDIETAARTLSACDNVIKTAIVMLNRDLDRGAAEAKLAAAKGNLRRALES, from the coding sequence ATGAATTCGACGACCGAAGCCGCCTCGAAACGCTATGCCACCATCGACAAATGGCCGGCCGCCGATCTGGTAGACGGCATCGTCGAAGGCCAGTTCGCGGCGATCGCCGCCGTGAGCGAGGCTTCCCCCATCATCGCCGCCGCCGCCGACGCGATCTGCGAGCGCCTCGAAAACGGCGGCCGGCTGATCTATATGGGCGCCGGCACGTCGGGACGCCTTGCGACGCTCGACGCGGCCGAACTGCCGCCGACCTACAATTTTCCGCGTGACCGGGCACTGAGCCTGATGGCCGGCGGACCGGAAGCCTTCCTGGTCGCCAAGGAGGGCGCCGAGGATGACGAGGCGGCCGCCGTCACCGATCTCGAAAGCGTCGACTTTTCGCAAAAGGATGTGCTGGTCGGCGTCGCTGCGAGCGGCAACACGCCCTATGTCGTTTCCGGCCTCGCCCATGCCCGCGCGCTCCGCGCGCTCACCGTCGCCGTCTTCAACAATCCGCAGGGCAGCGTCGCTGGCCATGCCGATTTCGCGGTGCTGCTTTCGACTGGCGCCGAGTTCGTCGCCGGCTCGACGCGGATGAAGGCCGGTACCGCCCAGAAGGTGGCGCTCAACACGCTTTCCACCGCCGTGATGATCCGCCTCGGCTATGTCTATCAGGGCCGCATGGTGGAGATGAAGCCGACCAACGCCAAGCTGCACCAGCGCGCCAAGGAAATGGTCGCCGAACTCGCCGATACCGATATCGAGACAGCGGCAAGGACGCTTTCGGCCTGCGACAACGTCATCAAGACGGCGATCGTGATGCTGAACCGCGATCTCGACCGCGGCGCCGCCGAGGCAAAGCTGGCGGCGGCCAAGGGCAACCTCCGCCGAGCGCTCGAAAGCTGA
- a CDS encoding N-acetylglucosamine kinase, which produces MAGFFLGGDIGGTASRFAVADGTGAIVERGVAPGATGHTFNATARAELVRSIEQIAASLTRPVDAAVLGLTGYGPRARSDIEAIIGHHLGVVPERIFVSDDIELAFRALFQPGKGHLVSAGTGSIAVHLREDGSIFRIGGRGILIDDAGAGAWIALAAVRALYRRIDETGSPGDMQTLANALYAAIGADDWSDMRSFIYGGDRGRIGALARPVAEAARAGDIFAQNLLVEAGHALARLGNILIQRAGPHPVAFIGGVLKLDPVIADTIRRELAGEALFPVLDQAEGAARLALSLFSDNPAKSGSNP; this is translated from the coding sequence ATGGCGGGCTTTTTCCTCGGCGGCGATATCGGCGGCACGGCTTCGCGCTTCGCGGTGGCGGACGGCACCGGTGCGATCGTCGAGCGCGGCGTCGCCCCCGGCGCCACCGGCCATACCTTCAACGCCACCGCCCGTGCCGAACTCGTCCGCAGCATCGAGCAGATCGCGGCCAGCCTGACGCGCCCCGTCGATGCCGCCGTGCTCGGCCTCACCGGCTACGGACCGCGTGCGCGCAGCGACATCGAGGCAATCATCGGCCATCACCTCGGCGTCGTACCGGAGAGGATCTTCGTCTCCGACGATATCGAACTCGCCTTTCGGGCGCTGTTTCAGCCCGGCAAGGGCCACCTCGTCTCCGCCGGCACCGGCTCGATTGCCGTGCACCTGAGGGAAGACGGCAGCATTTTCCGCATCGGCGGCCGCGGCATCCTGATCGATGATGCCGGCGCCGGCGCCTGGATCGCGCTCGCCGCCGTCAGGGCGCTCTACCGCCGCATCGACGAAACCGGCAGCCCCGGTGACATGCAGACACTGGCAAACGCCCTCTATGCCGCAATCGGCGCCGACGACTGGTCCGACATGCGTTCCTTCATCTATGGCGGCGATCGCGGCCGTATCGGCGCGCTCGCAAGGCCGGTCGCCGAGGCTGCGCGCGCGGGTGACATCTTTGCGCAGAACCTGCTTGTCGAAGCGGGCCATGCACTCGCCCGGCTGGGCAATATCCTCATCCAGCGTGCAGGTCCTCACCCCGTTGCCTTCATCGGCGGCGTGCTGAAGCTCGACCCCGTCATCGCCGACACCATCCGCCGGGAGCTTGCCGGCGAAGCGCTGTTTCCGGTGCTCGATCAGGCCGAAGGGGCAGCCCGACTGGCGCTTTCACTTTTCTCCGACAATCCCGCGAAATCAGGATCAAACCCATGA
- a CDS encoding N-acetylmannosamine-6-phosphate 2-epimerase, with amino-acid sequence MLKKGRLIVSCQARKDNPLHGPLFMGAMALAARDGGATAIRANGVDDVKAVKAAGLPVIGIDKVFDERVPVYITPTFAACDGLAEAGADVIALDATPRERIGDAPAALIRHITETLRLEAFCDISTLEEGLAAADMGATYVATTLSGYTDYTKREDDAPDYALIEALATRLDVPVIAEGRFSTPERARRALDCGAHAVVVGTAITNPREITRGFVSIVEG; translated from the coding sequence ATGCTGAAGAAAGGGCGCCTGATCGTCTCCTGCCAGGCCCGCAAGGACAATCCCCTCCATGGCCCGCTGTTTATGGGCGCCATGGCGCTTGCCGCCCGCGATGGCGGTGCTACCGCGATCCGCGCCAATGGCGTCGATGACGTGAAGGCGGTCAAGGCCGCTGGCCTGCCGGTGATCGGCATCGACAAGGTGTTCGACGAGCGCGTTCCGGTCTATATCACGCCGACCTTTGCCGCCTGCGACGGGCTGGCCGAGGCGGGCGCCGACGTCATCGCTCTCGACGCGACACCGCGCGAACGCATCGGCGATGCGCCGGCCGCATTGATCCGCCACATCACCGAAACGCTGCGCCTCGAGGCCTTCTGCGACATTTCCACGCTGGAGGAGGGCCTGGCGGCCGCCGACATGGGCGCAACCTATGTCGCGACAACGCTTTCGGGCTACACCGACTATACAAAGCGCGAAGACGACGCGCCGGACTACGCGCTGATCGAGGCGCTTGCCACGAGGCTGGATGTCCCTGTCATTGCCGAGGGCCGGTTCTCGACGCCGGAACGCGCCAGGCGTGCGCTGGATTGCGGCGCCCATGCCGTCGTCGTCGGCACGGCGATCACCAATCCCCGCGAGATCACCCGCGGCTTCGTCAGCATTGTCGAGGGCTGA
- a CDS encoding carbohydrate ABC transporter permease, giving the protein MTNSSDKTGLMRTFGRDGLLQIFLIANSFIMIAPIVIMVFSAFKPTMEIFRHPFTIPDFTDLSNFVAIWTDTNFVRYFFNSVLITGSAIFAILVLGTLAAYALGRYAFKGSSFILLFFLAGLTLPLKLAVIPLFVLMRDLGLLDTQLSLILIYVAMGLPSAVFIMTGFIRSLPGELEDAARMDGASELRIMWKIMLPLTRPAMVIAAINNLVPIWNDFFFPLIFLQNDDLKTLPQGLTGFMGEYTTNWGVLFAGLTFAAAPITILYIVLSRQFISGMTSGAIK; this is encoded by the coding sequence GTGACGAATTCTTCCGACAAGACCGGCCTGATGCGCACCTTCGGCCGCGACGGCCTGTTGCAGATCTTTTTGATCGCCAATTCCTTCATCATGATCGCGCCGATCGTGATCATGGTGTTCTCGGCCTTCAAGCCGACGATGGAGATCTTCCGTCATCCGTTCACGATCCCGGATTTCACCGATCTTTCGAACTTCGTCGCGATCTGGACCGATACCAATTTCGTCCGCTATTTCTTCAATTCGGTGCTGATCACCGGCTCGGCGATTTTCGCGATCCTGGTGCTGGGCACGCTCGCCGCCTATGCGCTCGGGCGCTACGCGTTCAAGGGATCGAGCTTCATCCTGCTGTTCTTCCTGGCCGGGCTGACACTGCCGCTGAAACTCGCCGTCATTCCGCTGTTCGTGCTGATGCGCGATCTCGGCCTGCTCGACACCCAGCTGTCGCTGATCCTGATCTATGTGGCGATGGGGCTGCCGTCGGCCGTGTTCATCATGACGGGCTTCATCCGTTCGCTGCCGGGGGAACTGGAAGATGCCGCACGCATGGACGGCGCCTCGGAGCTGCGCATCATGTGGAAGATCATGCTGCCGCTCACCCGCCCCGCCATGGTGATCGCGGCGATCAACAATCTGGTGCCGATCTGGAACGACTTCTTCTTCCCGCTGATCTTCCTGCAGAATGACGACCTGAAAACCCTGCCGCAGGGACTGACCGGCTTCATGGGCGAATACACCACCAACTGGGGCGTGCTCTTCGCCGGCCTCACCTTTGCCGCCGCCCCGATCACGATCCTCTATATCGTGCTGTCGCGTCAGTTCATCTCCGGCATGACCTCGGGCGCGATCAAATGA
- a CDS encoding carbohydrate ABC transporter permease, with protein MPSFKPTRRGLWITSLIAPGLLVMILFVAYPIISALAYAFYDWNGLARGEFVGFKNFSDVLLREPYKSDIQNAFMNNVIVFFSLMVIQNGAAFLLAYALWREFPLARFHRIAVFLPVVLSTVIVGYLWKLFLNPVFGLVNNLLKSIGLTSLAQPWLGQPETALPALILVNAWHWVGFPTLIFLAAMQRIPGEIYDAARMETESEWVKIRKIIWPLVAPAATIVFVLQFIGSFNWFELPYVMEDILGSPYGHSDVLALYFYRLAFGGPSTGVADFGHGSAVAVLVFVFITAFAATMTVFLRRREIEL; from the coding sequence ATGCCATCGTTCAAACCCACGCGCCGCGGCCTGTGGATCACCAGCCTGATCGCCCCCGGCCTGCTGGTCATGATCCTCTTCGTCGCCTATCCGATCATTTCCGCGCTCGCCTATGCCTTCTATGACTGGAACGGCCTGGCGCGCGGCGAATTCGTGGGTTTCAAGAATTTCTCCGACGTTCTGCTGCGCGAGCCCTACAAGAGCGACATCCAGAACGCCTTCATGAACAACGTCATCGTCTTCTTCTCGCTGATGGTGATCCAGAACGGCGCCGCCTTTCTGCTTGCCTATGCGCTCTGGCGCGAATTTCCGCTCGCCCGCTTCCACCGCATCGCCGTGTTCCTGCCGGTGGTGCTGTCGACGGTCATCGTCGGCTATCTGTGGAAACTGTTCCTCAATCCGGTGTTCGGCCTCGTCAACAACCTCTTGAAATCGATAGGCCTGACCAGCCTTGCGCAGCCCTGGCTCGGCCAGCCGGAGACGGCGCTTCCCGCCCTCATCCTCGTCAATGCCTGGCACTGGGTCGGCTTTCCGACGCTGATCTTCCTTGCCGCCATGCAGCGCATTCCCGGCGAAATCTATGACGCCGCGCGCATGGAGACCGAAAGCGAGTGGGTGAAGATCCGCAAGATCATCTGGCCGCTGGTGGCACCGGCGGCAACCATCGTCTTCGTGCTGCAGTTCATCGGCTCGTTCAACTGGTTCGAGCTGCCCTATGTGATGGAGGACATCCTCGGCTCGCCCTATGGCCATTCGGACGTTCTGGCACTTTATTTCTACCGCCTTGCCTTCGGCGGCCCCTCGACCGGCGTCGCCGATTTCGGCCATGGCAGCGCCGTGGCCGTGCTGGTCTTCGTGTTCATCACCGCGTTTGCCGCCACCATGACCGTGTTCCTGCGTCGCCGGGAGATTGAGCTGTGA
- a CDS encoding extracellular solute-binding protein: MKPFVKTILAAAAFAGLAAPAFSEEISFWGWRTEDVAQYEDFIAMFEKENPDITVKLRMVEAVSYGTILKTALAGEAGPDVMMVRAYGSFEDLASGGYLMPLTDDVVPALKDFPEAALMAETLRSDETVYAIPFASQTMMMLYNKGMFDDMGLAAPKTWDDIDAAAQALQEAGIFPFANGTAAAWQNEVLTFGMGASTMGKGFYEDVMAGEADFTDPRFVDALTRIQNASQYFPDGFVGLDYPSSQQLFASGMAGMFVGGSYEIAAMKSMNPDIEVGVAPAPTVNPDDEGLVAVYYDGGYAGNAASEHKEAVTKFLNFLASQEFGQAFADELSNISPIPGVKFSNPDLQAVADLNQNSIPYMMLVHFRFEQPSGSTLVQENVQKMMAGDETPEEAGKIITDGIATYYEPFQK; this comes from the coding sequence ATGAAACCCTTCGTCAAGACCATCCTTGCGGCCGCCGCCTTTGCCGGCCTCGCCGCACCCGCATTTTCCGAAGAGATCTCGTTCTGGGGCTGGCGCACGGAAGACGTCGCCCAGTACGAGGACTTCATCGCCATGTTCGAGAAGGAAAACCCGGACATCACCGTCAAGCTGCGCATGGTCGAGGCCGTCAGTTACGGCACGATCCTGAAGACGGCGCTTGCGGGCGAAGCCGGTCCGGACGTGATGATGGTCCGCGCCTATGGCTCGTTCGAGGACCTCGCCTCCGGCGGCTACCTGATGCCGCTGACCGATGACGTCGTGCCCGCGCTCAAGGATTTTCCGGAAGCCGCGCTGATGGCGGAGACGCTGCGCTCGGATGAGACCGTCTACGCTATTCCCTTCGCTTCGCAGACCATGATGATGCTCTACAACAAGGGGATGTTCGACGATATGGGGCTTGCCGCGCCGAAGACCTGGGACGACATCGACGCCGCCGCGCAGGCGCTCCAGGAAGCCGGCATCTTCCCCTTCGCCAACGGCACGGCCGCGGCCTGGCAGAACGAGGTTCTGACGTTCGGCATGGGCGCCTCGACCATGGGCAAGGGCTTTTATGAAGACGTGATGGCCGGCGAGGCCGACTTCACCGACCCGCGCTTCGTTGATGCGCTGACCCGCATCCAGAATGCGAGCCAGTATTTCCCGGATGGCTTCGTCGGCCTCGACTATCCGTCCTCGCAGCAGCTCTTCGCCTCCGGCATGGCCGGCATGTTCGTCGGCGGCTCGTATGAAATCGCCGCGATGAAGTCGATGAACCCGGATATCGAAGTCGGCGTGGCGCCCGCCCCGACCGTCAATCCGGACGACGAGGGTCTGGTTGCCGTCTATTACGACGGCGGCTATGCCGGCAACGCCGCGAGCGAGCACAAGGAAGCCGTGACGAAGTTCCTCAACTTCCTCGCCTCGCAGGAATTCGGCCAGGCCTTTGCCGACGAGCTCTCCAACATCTCGCCGATCCCCGGCGTCAAGTTCTCGAACCCGGACCTGCAGGCAGTCGCAGATCTCAACCAGAACTCGATCCCCTACATGATGCTGGTGCATTTCCGCTTCGAACAGCCGTCGGGCTCGACGTTGGTTCAGGAAAACGTGCAGAAGATGATGGCCGGTGACGAAACGCCCGAAGAGGCCGGCAAGATCATCACCGATGGCATCGCCACCTACTACGAGCCGTTCCAGAAGTAA
- a CDS encoding ABC transporter ATP-binding protein, producing the protein MARLSLKGIVKRFKETEVLHGIDLEIGDRELIIFVGPSGCGKSTLLRLIAGLDPISGGTLSINDKVMNDVAPSKRGAAMVFQSYALYPHMDVYENMAFGARLMGLSKAEVESRIAEAARMLRLEQYLKRKPRELSGGQRQRVAIARAVVRKPDVFLLDEPLSNLDAALRADVRLEIARLHHDIGGTMIYVTHDQVEAMTLADRIVVMNNGYIEQVGTPRELFETPANTFVATFIGSPKMSLLDVESAGGKLGIAGTGAIVAPEAAPATALTIGARPDALAITPGAAEGFAGEVIYTEYLGDDSYVYVRLANGEQVTVRVPPSEYFDADQRVTVTAKAQALHLFEKASGQRVA; encoded by the coding sequence TTGGCACGTCTATCACTCAAGGGCATCGTCAAGCGCTTCAAGGAAACGGAAGTGCTGCACGGCATCGATCTGGAGATCGGCGACCGCGAGCTCATCATCTTCGTCGGCCCCTCGGGCTGCGGAAAGTCGACATTGCTGCGCCTGATCGCCGGCCTCGACCCGATCTCGGGCGGCACGCTTTCGATCAACGACAAGGTGATGAACGATGTCGCGCCGTCGAAGCGCGGTGCGGCGATGGTGTTCCAGTCCTACGCGCTTTATCCGCACATGGACGTCTACGAGAACATGGCTTTCGGCGCCCGGCTGATGGGGCTTTCCAAGGCCGAGGTCGAAAGTCGCATCGCCGAAGCCGCGCGGATGCTGCGGCTCGAACAATATCTGAAGCGCAAGCCCCGCGAACTTTCCGGCGGCCAGCGCCAGCGCGTCGCCATCGCCCGCGCTGTCGTGCGCAAGCCGGATGTGTTCCTGCTCGACGAGCCGCTGTCGAACCTTGACGCAGCGCTGCGCGCCGATGTCCGCCTCGAGATCGCCCGTCTGCATCACGATATCGGCGGCACGATGATCTACGTGACACACGACCAGGTCGAGGCGATGACGCTCGCCGACCGGATCGTCGTCATGAACAACGGCTATATCGAGCAGGTCGGCACGCCGCGCGAACTGTTCGAGACCCCCGCCAATACCTTCGTTGCGACCTTCATCGGTTCGCCGAAGATGTCGCTGCTCGATGTCGAGAGTGCCGGCGGAAAGCTTGGCATCGCCGGAACGGGCGCGATCGTCGCCCCCGAGGCCGCGCCGGCCACAGCGCTCACCATCGGCGCCCGGCCGGATGCGCTGGCAATCACGCCCGGTGCGGCCGAGGGCTTTGCCGGCGAGGTCATCTACACCGAATATCTCGGCGACGACAGCTACGTCTATGTCCGCCTCGCCAATGGCGAGCAGGTGACGGTGCGCGTGCCGCCGAGCGAATATTTCGATGCCGATCAGCGCGTGACGGTGACGGCGAAGGCGCAGGCTCTGCACCTCTTCGAAAAGGCGAGCGGCCAGCGCGTCGCCTGA
- a CDS encoding GntR family transcriptional regulator produces the protein MDAFFQKLDLDGDGPLYLRLKAALAEAIASGRLKPGAALPAERDMAAALGISRVTVRRAIEELTREERIERRQGAGTFVAEPLTRIEQSLSRLTSFSDDMARRGLKPGSRWITRGLFKPSTEEVMALGLSPGARVARLVRVRLADDRAMALERSSLPEDILAAPEIVETSLYDVLADAGVQPARAIERISACCLSEAESLLLGMAIGAPALTVERLAYNGAGRVIEVTRTLYRADVFDMVAEMTF, from the coding sequence ATGGACGCATTTTTTCAGAAACTCGATCTTGATGGCGACGGCCCGCTTTACCTTCGCCTGAAGGCTGCGCTGGCCGAGGCCATTGCGTCTGGCCGGCTGAAGCCCGGAGCGGCGCTGCCGGCCGAGCGCGACATGGCCGCGGCTCTTGGCATCAGCCGCGTGACCGTGCGGCGCGCCATCGAGGAGTTGACCCGCGAGGAGCGGATCGAGCGCCGCCAGGGCGCCGGCACCTTCGTCGCCGAACCGCTCACCCGCATCGAGCAGTCGCTGAGCCGTCTGACCTCGTTTTCCGATGACATGGCGCGGCGCGGGCTGAAGCCCGGTTCGCGCTGGATCACCCGCGGCCTGTTCAAGCCTTCGACCGAGGAGGTCATGGCGCTCGGCCTTTCGCCCGGTGCCCGGGTCGCCCGCCTTGTGAGGGTTCGGCTTGCCGATGACCGGGCGATGGCGCTGGAGCGCTCGAGCCTGCCGGAAGATATTCTTGCGGCGCCGGAAATCGTCGAGACCTCGCTTTACGACGTCCTGGCCGATGCCGGCGTGCAGCCGGCCCGTGCAATCGAGCGCATTTCCGCCTGCTGCCTGAGCGAGGCGGAGAGCCTGCTGCTCGGTATGGCGATCGGGGCTCCTGCGCTGACTGTCGAGCGGTTGGCCTATAACGGCGCCGGTCGGGTCATCGAGGTAACCCGCACGCTCTACCGGGCGGATGTCTTCGACATGGTGGCGGAGATGACGTTCTAG